Genomic window (Spirosoma sp. KCTC 42546):
CTATAATCTTCGGTTGACCCACGATTATCAATTCACCAACAAGCTGAAACTGGAATCCAATATTTCGCTGGAAAAGAATGATATCATTCAGCCAACGCTGATTGGTACGGTCATGGGCCAATACTCCCAACCGGGCTTCCCCGTCTCAACTGTCGATGGTAAGCCCTATGCCTGGGGAACGCAATACAGCCCCAACTGGCAGGCCGAACTGGGTGGCGAAAATAAAGAATATAACAACCGGGTTTTCACCAACTTCCGCTTAACCTACCAGCTCAATAAGAACTTTACCATAGTGGGTCAGGCGGGGTACAACTGGACCGCTACCGATATTAAGGAACAGCAGAAGGTGATTCCCTGGTACAACTATTTGGGTACCATTCAGGCTGCCGATAATCCAACCCGGCAGAACTCGTATTACTTACGCCGACTCAATAAAGACGCGTACGCCAACCTGAACGCCTACATCAACTACGCCAAAACCTTTGCGCAGAACCATGATATCAGTGTGACGCTGGGTACCAACTACGAGCGCGACGAGGTCGACCAGTATCAGGCGCGTACCAACTACATAGCCAACGACAATGTGCCCTCGCTGGGCCTGGGCATTGGCGATGCCACCACCAAAAGTGTATTAGAAGTCCAAAACCACTATGCCATCGGCTCGTATTTTGGCCGCTTCAACTACGCGTATCAGCAGAAATACCTGATCGAAGTGAATGCCCGCTACGACGGTTCGTCGAAGTTCGATGCCTCCAATCGCTGGCAGTTATTCTATGGTATATCGGGCGGCTGGCGTATTTCGCAGGAGAATTTCATGAAGAACCTGGCGTTCGTGAGCGACCTGAAACTCCGCGCTTCTTACGGAACCGTGGGTAACCAGAGCGGTATCGGCCTCTATGACTACATCCAGCTGCTGAACGTGACGGCCACAGCCGGGGCCACCAGCGCAGGATTCCCCATTATTGGTGCAAGCCCGGCGGTTATCGTATCGCCTACTTCGAGCCTGGTGAGTTTAAACCGGACCTGGGAGCGGGTTGAAACGACCAACTTCGGGCTTGATTTTTCGTTCCTGAACCGGCATCTGTCGGGTAGCTTCGATTACTTCGTGAAGCACAACCGCAATATGTTGCTGGGTCAAACATTCCCGGCGGTTTTGGGTGCCACAGCACCAACGGCCAACATCGGTCACCTCAAAACCTGGGGCTGGGAAGGCAGTATACAATGGAACGATCGGGTTGGCCAGTTTGGCTATCGGGTTGGTGCCAGCCTGACTGATAACCAGAACACACTGGTGAGTTATGGAGGAGCCAACGTGATCAACCAGGGCTATAACACAGCCGTTGAAGGTTATCCTATCGGCTCTTATTTCGGGCTGGAATATGCCGGACGGATTCAGACGGCCGAGCAGTTAGCTACGTATCGGCCCTTAGCTACGGGCAACAACATCAGCATGCCCGTTACAACCGCTACAGTACCGGGGGTGCGGCTGGGCGATAACATGTTCCGGGATCTTAACGGCGATGGTAAACTGACCGTACCGGGCGATTTGAAATACCTGGGCCGCGATGATCCCCGTTACAGCTTCGCCATTAATCTGGGTGCCGACTGGAAAGGCTTTGATTTTCAGGCCGTTTTTCAGGGTGTAGGTCAGCGTACGATTTTCCGGGAAGGGAACTGGCGGGTGCCGTTCGGTTCGATCTTCCAGGGCCAAACCGATTTCTGGGTGGGCAAAACCTGGACCCCGACCAATACCGACGCCTATTACCCGGTGCTATCGACGGGTCAGAATGGAACGACCTACAACACCTACAACTACCAGATTTCGGATTGGTCGGTGGAAAATGGGGCTTATGTGCGCCTGAAAAATCTGGTTGTGGGCTATACGCTCCCTACGAGTATTACCCGCAAAATTGGGGTGGATCGGTTCCGGATTTACTACTCGGGGAACGATCTGTGGGAAATTACCCACATTCGCGATGGCTGGGACCCAGAAGCAACGCGTAACGTGGGTCGGGCCAACAGCGAGAACGGCATTACCCGGTACCCATTTTACCGACTGCATACGGTAGGTGTAAACTTAACCTTTTAGTTGCTGGGTTTACGACCGATTAACGGCCTGCTGTAAACCCGAAACCCCAAACTTCGTTAAACTATGAACTCCTTTCGTAAACTATATCTGCTCCTGCTGGCCGGTACGCTGACGATCACGCAGAACGGTTGCAATAAAGTGCTGGATCTGGACCCGCTGGATCAGCTTTCGGATGCCTCCTACTGGCAAACGGC
Coding sequences:
- a CDS encoding TonB-dependent receptor, producing MRTAFYQVFILAWCSSLVLALDGKGQEVLNRPISVTIENQQVEQAIKKIAKLASVRFIYSPQVIRSDRKVNLSVQNQPLSDVLNTLLTPLHVTYEVVGSQIILRTTSTNQSSVTQPVPVKEAPVAPADQSVAGTVSDEKDLPLPGVTIAVKGTTRGTTTDANGKYSLTVPDNAVLVFSFVGYERQEVVLGKQTTLNIQLKAEARGLDEVVVVGYGSQKRTTLTGAIATIDNKVFQDRGVVENPLSALQGQVPGVMVTRSSAAPGRASWNFQIRGASSTNGTEPLIIIDGVPVSSQAALNSINPNDIENMSFLKDASAAIYGARAAGGVVLVTTKRAKSGKTVVQYDGSVSQKVLGLQPHLLNVQQFGQGLIDGTTNDYYGVPPTSFIWYKLGQLMVNPTASGFIDYTMSNGQPVSPANNPLNPGFGDVKDQTFFNTNAVDILWGKATSTQHNLSVSGRGERSGYRVSLGYLRDGSLLQWGQNSNSRYNLRLTHDYQFTNKLKLESNISLEKNDIIQPTLIGTVMGQYSQPGFPVSTVDGKPYAWGTQYSPNWQAELGGENKEYNNRVFTNFRLTYQLNKNFTIVGQAGYNWTATDIKEQQKVIPWYNYLGTIQAADNPTRQNSYYLRRLNKDAYANLNAYINYAKTFAQNHDISVTLGTNYERDEVDQYQARTNYIANDNVPSLGLGIGDATTKSVLEVQNHYAIGSYFGRFNYAYQQKYLIEVNARYDGSSKFDASNRWQLFYGISGGWRISQENFMKNLAFVSDLKLRASYGTVGNQSGIGLYDYIQLLNVTATAGATSAGFPIIGASPAVIVSPTSSLVSLNRTWERVETTNFGLDFSFLNRHLSGSFDYFVKHNRNMLLGQTFPAVLGATAPTANIGHLKTWGWEGSIQWNDRVGQFGYRVGASLTDNQNTLVSYGGANVINQGYNTAVEGYPIGSYFGLEYAGRIQTAEQLATYRPLATGNNISMPVTTATVPGVRLGDNMFRDLNGDGKLTVPGDLKYLGRDDPRYSFAINLGADWKGFDFQAVFQGVGQRTIFREGNWRVPFGSIFQGQTDFWVGKTWTPTNTDAYYPVLSTGQNGTTYNTYNYQISDWSVENGAYVRLKNLVVGYTLPTSITRKIGVDRFRIYYSGNDLWEITHIRDGWDPEATRNVGRANSENGITRYPFYRLHTVGVNLTF